Genomic DNA from Trichoderma asperellum chromosome 5, complete sequence:
ctttcattttcgaGGAGGCATCCATGAGAAGGCAACTGTTTCGACTGAGTTTGTCTGATGGGATAAGGGTTAAACAGACTACAGAGAAGATCAAAGATCTTTTACAAGATGCACCTGTGAATCCAAAGAAACACTGCAGGCGATTTGATTCGCAAAAGCTTCCGCTGCCTGCGCGGCAAATAGCTGAAGACTCAACTTATCCACAGCCAAGAAACTCTCTACAGATGGCATATTTTTATGAAGCTTACAAATGGCTCCTGGGTTATCAAACCCCTGATAGGCAAACAAGATCAACCCCCCTGTCGATTTCCATCGTCCCAAGGCCAGATGGAAATGCCCTAATTGTAAGAGACACATGATGCTTTGGCAGAAAGATACACATACTTGTGGGTCGCCATTTATAAATTGCTATAAATGCAAATTACAGCTTCCCAAGAGCGAAGCAAAAGCACACTACGAGAATTGCAAATTTTGGATGCGCAGAAAATGCAACAGGGCGAAAATTCTATTGACAGAGAACGAGAAGCATGCTCAGGAATGTGGAGGCCCAAAAACGTTCACATGTAGCAGGCGTTGGAAGCATGCCCCTGAGCTCAAGGAACATTTAAAGGCCGGGCTGCGAGTACCGGATGTGCTACCGCTGTCAAAAGTCCATGTTAGCGTCAGGAAAACCGAGCACAGCAAGGAATGTGCTAAAGCGCGGCCAGCTCATTGCTATAACTGTCGAAAATATGGTACATATACATCAGCAGCTGTCATTGGTCAGCAACGATATTTCCTTTCGGATCCAGGATGTCGATACTATCTCTCCTTATGAATTGAAAGATATTTGGCGGTGGAACCAGACGGTACCACAGCCGTTTTATATTTCAATTCACCATACATTGTCTGAGATTGCGAAACGGCACTCTGCAATGCACGCAATTGACGTTTAAGACGGTACATTGACTTACCAAGAGCTAGGTCAGTTTTCGTCCCAGCCCAGCTGATGCCGCTGCTCCGTCAACATGGCGTCACAACTCATTGTTTTGTGCCTCTGTTATTCGAAAAATCAAAGTGGGCGAACGTCGCCATGCTTGCCCTCCTCAAAGCAGGTGCAGCATTCGTTCCACTGGATACAGAACACCCAGTGGGCATGTTGCGAGGCATCATGCAACCCTTAAAGCCTAATACAATTCTATGCTCTGCGAAAATGAACGACCAGGCAGCACGGCTTGCTCCTCATAGCCTCATCATCGATAAGTCACTCGGCCTCGTAAGTTATACTACTTCCATTGATAGGGAGAGAGAACATAACACACAGCCAAATGACCTAGCTTATGCTCTGTTCATCTCTGGCAGCACAGGTACACCCAAGGGAGTACAAATTAGCCATTCCAACCTTTCTAGCGCAATCCACCATCAGGCCGACTTCCTTGGCTTTGCCAATAACGCAAGATCATTCGATGGCTCTTCATACGCATTCGACGCGTGTATCttcaatttcttttatactattGCACGTGGGGCTTGTCTCAGTGTCCCCAATGCCAGCATCCGAAAGGGGGATTTGAGCTCTTTCATCGCTAAGCGCGAGGCCAATTTAGCCCAGCTTATCCCATCCATTTCACGAACCCTAGATGTCGGCGTACTACAACCCTAATGGCCCTGATTCTTATAGGAGAGCCTTTGACACAAAGTGACATTGAGCCGTGGGGGAACTCGCTTGCGTCTTATGAATGTATATGGGCCCACTGAATGTACCATCATGTCTTCTGTGCTTCCTCCGCCATTGAGAAGCCTTCGCAGGCTAACATCATTGGCCGCGGCTTAGGGACAAATCTTTGGCTTACTGAGGTTGGCAATCCATCTCGACTGGCGCTTATTGGATCTATTGGCGAGATTCTTATTGAAGGGCCGCTCATGAGATTAGAATACATCGGGCAGAAGCCTAGCAACTCACAAACATTCATTATTGATCCACCATGGCTCCTTGCTGGTATTGACGGCGAGCTCGGAAGAAAGGGTGGACTGTTTAGGACAGGTGACCAGGTGCGATGCAGTGAAGATGGAACGCTTGTATATGTCGACCACATCGGGTCCGAGATAAAACTAAGAGGACAGCGGATCGACATAGCAGGCCTAGAGGATACAATCCGACGCCTTATTCCTCGACAACATGCACTTACAACCGCAGTGGAAATTACGCGGATTCCCTTAAGAGCCAACGTTGCATCTCGCCAAGGGCTTTTAGTAATCGTGAGCCCAGTCAAATTACATCAGTGGAATAACTTTCATGCTGAGATGTAATCACTAGCTGCTCGTCTTAATTTTGAGCTTAACAAAATTCTTCCATCCTATCCGAAGCCAGAGGCATTGGTCTTAATGGGATCTATGCCCACAACCAGCTCGGGAAAGATAAATCATAACCGTCTCAGATCTATGGTTGACatgctctcctcttctcagctAATTTGGCTGGTGAATTATCCTGATGAGCTCTCTGCACGAACTCCCTTTAGCAGCTCTTCAGAGAACAGGTTTGCAAAGCTCTAGGCGCAGGACTTAATGATTGGGGCTT
This window encodes:
- a CDS encoding putative NRPS-like protein biosynthetic cluster (EggNog:ENOG41~antiSMASH:Cluster_5.1~SMCOG1002:AMP-dependent synthetase and ligase) codes for the protein MLALLKAGAAFVPLDTEHPVGMLRGIMQPLKPNTILCSAKMNDQAARLAPHSLIIDKSLGLVSYTTSIDREREHNTQPNDLAYALFISGSTGTPKGVQISHSNLSSAIHHQADFLGFANNARSFDGSSYAFDACIFNFFYTIARGACLSVPNASIRKGDLSSFIAKREANLAQLIPSISRTLDVGVLQP
- a CDS encoding uncharacterized protein (TransMembrane:1 (o146-163i)~EggNog:ENOG41~antiSMASH:Cluster_5.1); its protein translation is MNVYGPTEWTNLWLTEVGNPSRLALIGSIGEILIEGPLMRLEYIGQKPSNSQTFIIDPPWLLAGIDGELGRKGGLFRTGDQVRCSEDGTLVYVDHIGSEIKLRGQRIDIAGLEDTIRRLIPRQHALTTAVEITRIPLRANVASRQGLLVILLVLILSLTKFFHPIRSQRHWS